In the genome of Magnolia sinica isolate HGM2019 chromosome 2, MsV1, whole genome shotgun sequence, one region contains:
- the LOC131238014 gene encoding malonyl-coenzyme A:anthocyanin 3-O-glucoside-6''-O-malonyltransferase-like produces MAEPRNLKVLEVCRVSPPPGSVADTSLPLTVFDVFWLVMPPVQRLFFYQFPQNSNKTHFIDTLLPKLKHSLFLSLRLFFPLAGNLILSPKSGEHEIRYIDGDSVSLTVAESDADFHRLAANHPRDVLELHPLVPQLPVSDTQNQPLLALQVTIFPDSGICIGTSISHAVADGSSSMHFMKSWASICRSGDESLIKSRPFYDRSVAAYLDGLKRLRLDQMATFKLDQAAESLKPRATPVLAAFVMGRADIDTLRQRVLAQRSDDSQKPIHTSSFVLTCAYVWVCLIRSRGDDDRDKNVHFAFAVDCRARLDPPIPATYFGNCIDFCLCNVKGNDLLTEDGVGPASEAIGRAIQALNDGVLNSLDTLKPTASSIVVSGENFLTVAGSPKFRVYETDFGWGKPVKVEVISIERTGAISLAESRDEEGGIEVGLVLSKSQMERFASLFEEGLNNLRH; encoded by the coding sequence atggCAGAACCCCGGAACTTGAAGGTGCTAGAGGTTTGTAGAGTCAGTCCTCCACCCGGCTCGGTTGCCGATACTTCTCTTCCTCTCACCGTCTTCGACGTCTTCTGGTTAGTAATGCCTCCAGTCCAACGCCTCTTCTTCTACCAATTCCCTCAAAACTCTAATAAAACCCACTTCATAGACACCCTCCTTCCCAAACTCAAacattctctcttcctctccctccgTCTCTTCTTCCCTCTCGCCGGCAATCTGATCCTCTCTCCCAAAAGCGGCGAGCACGAGATCCGCTACATCGACGGCGACTCAGTCTCACTGACCGTCGCTGAGTCGGACGCCGATTTCCACCGACTCGCAGCGAACCACCCAAGAGATGTATTGGAATTACATCCACTCGTTCCTCAGTTGCCCGTTTCTGACACTCAAAACCAACCCCTGCTAGCTTTGCAAGTTACCATATTTCCCGACTCTGGCATCTGTATTGGAACCAGCATAAGCCATGCGGTGGCAGATGGGAGCAGCTCTATGCACTTCATGAAATCTTGGGCTTCGATATGCCGGTCCGGCGACGAGTCATTAATCAAGTCGCGGCCGTTCTACGACAGGTCCGTGGCCGCATATCTCGACGGTCTCAAGAGATTGCGGTTAGACCAGATGGCTACTTTCAAACTCGACCAGGCCGCAGAGAGCTTAAAGCCTCGAGCAACCCCAGTCCTAGCCGCTTTCGTCATGGGTCGAGCAGACATCGACACGCTAAGGCAACGGGTCTTAGCCCAACGGAGCGACGACAGCCAGAAACCAATACATACTTCATCGTTCGTGCTAACGTGCGCATACGTTTGGGTTTGCTTGATCAGGTCACGTGGGGATGATGACAGGGACAAAAACGTCCATTTCGCATTTGCGGTGGACTGCCGGGCTCGACTGGATCCGCCGATACCCGCTACGTATTTCGGCAACTGTATAGATTTTTGTCTATGCAATGTGAAGGGGAACGACTTATTGACGGAAGACGGGGTGGGACCCGCGTCTGAGGCCATTGGGAGAGCAATACAAGCGTTGAATGACGGGGTCTTGAATAGCCTGGATACACTTAAACCGACAGCTAGTTCCATTGTAGTATCAGGGGAGAACTTCTTAACCGTTGCCGGGTCGCCCAAGTTTCGGGTCTATGAAACGGATTTCGGATGGGGAAAGCCTGTAAAGGTGGAGGTGATTTCGATTGAAAGAACTGGCGCCATATCTCTTGCAGAGAGTAGAGATGAAGAGGGAGGGATTGAGGTTGGCTTGGTACTGTCCAAATCCCAAATGGAGAGATTTGCTTCTCTGTTTGAGGAAGGTCTGAATAATCTCCGTCACTGA